The proteins below come from a single Acanthopagrus latus isolate v.2019 chromosome 4, fAcaLat1.1, whole genome shotgun sequence genomic window:
- the nr1h3 gene encoding oxysterols receptor LXR-alpha — protein MSTLSMTDIPDVGHDESKVFDGASELQLDCMVEGSSGSATMKHDGLLSLADLSHPDDFPVPPHNGPSLTDMSSPLAIEPSDIKLDPAAGDTSASTDGQPVKRKKGPAPKMLGNEVCSVCGDKASGFHYNVLSCEGCKGFFRRSVIKSAQYSCKNNGRCEMDMYMRRKCQQCRLRKCREAGMLEQCVLSEEQIRLKKMKKQHEDETARSSTVVTPTPPLEAAALDPQQQEMIEKLVAMQKQCNKRSFLDRPKVTPWPQSQDLQNREVRQQRFAHFTELAIMSVQEIVDFAKQLPGFLELTREDQIALLKTSTIEIMLLETSRRYNPAIDSITFLKDFSYNKEDFAKAGLQFEFINPIFEFSKGMNDLHLDEAEYALLIAINIFSADRPNVQDHDLVERLQQPYVDALRSYIMIKRPNDHLMFPRMLMKLVSLRTLSSVHSEQVFALRLQDKKLPPLLSEIWDVNE, from the exons ATGTCCACGCTGTCTATGACTGATATCCCAGATGTTGGTCATG ATGAGAGTAAGGTGTTTGACGGggcctctgagctgcagctggactGCATGGTTGAGGGAAGCAGTGGAAGCGCCACAATGAAGCACGACGGCCTGCTGTCGCTGGCTGACCTCTCCCACCCAGATGACTTCCCTGTCCCCCCTCACAACGGCCCTTCACTGACCGACATGAGCAGCCCTCTGGCGATAGAGCCAAGTGACATCAAGCTGGATCCAGCTGCAGGTGACACATCTGCCAGCACAG ATGGTCAGccagtgaaaagaaagaaggggcCTGCTCCGAAGATGCTTGGCAATGAGGTGTGCAGTGTATGCGGTGACAAGGCCTCTGGTTTCCATTACAATGTGTTGAGCTGTGAGGGCTGCAAGGGCTTCTTTCGACGCAGCGTCATTAAAAGCGCCCAGTACTCCTGCAAGAACAATGGCCGCTGCGAGATGGACATGTACATGCGCCGCAAGTGCCAGCAGTGCCGCCTGCGCAAGTGTCGGGAGGCGGGCATGCTGGAGCAGT GTGTGCTCTCAGAGGAACAAATCCgactgaagaagatgaagaagcagCACGAGGATGAGACGGCCCGCTCGTCCACAGTGgtcacccccacccctccactgGAAGCAGCCGCACTGgatccacagcagcaggagatgaTTGAGAAGCTGGTGGCCATGCAGAAGCAATGCAACAAGAGGTCGTTCCTTGACCGGCCAAAAGTCACA CCGTGGCCACAGAGTCAGGACTTACAGAATCGAGAAGTGCGTCAGCAGCGCTTCGCCCACTTCACTGAGCTCGCAATCATGTCAGTCCAGGAGATTGTGGATTTTGCTAAGCAGCTTCCTGGTTTCCTAGAGCTCACAAGGGAGGACCAGATTGCTCTACTGAAGACATCAACCATTGAG atCATGCTGCTTGAGACGTCTCGGCGGTACAACCCTGCTATTGATAGCATCACGTTTCTGAAGGATTTCAGCTATAATAAGGAGGATTTTGCCAAAGCAG gGCTTCAGTTTGAGTTCATTAATCCCATCTTTGAGTTCTCAAAAGGAATGAACGACCTGCATCTGGACGAGGCTGAATACGCCCTGCTCATCGCCATCAACATCTTTTCTGCAG ATCGGCCGAACGTGCAGGATCATGATCTGGTGGAGCGACTGCAGCAGCCCTATGTGGACGCACTGCGCTCTTACATCATGATAAAGAGACCAAAT GATCACTTGATGTTTCCCCGTatgctgatgaagctggtgagCCTTCGTACACTAAGTAGCGTCCACTCGGAGCAGGTTTTTGCACTTCGCCTCCAGGACAAGAAGCTTCCCCCGCTGCTATCTGAAATCTGGGACGTCAATGAGTGA